In the genome of Croceimicrobium hydrocarbonivorans, one region contains:
- the secE gene encoding preprotein translocase subunit SecE: MSKVKSYFQESYEELVQKTSWPTWSDLQKTSVLVAVSSVIISLVIAAMDKSISAILKTIYEAF; this comes from the coding sequence ATGAGTAAAGTAAAATCTTACTTCCAGGAATCATACGAGGAACTGGTTCAGAAAACCAGCTGGCCTACTTGGTCAGATCTGCAGAAAACTTCAGTTTTGGTAGCAGTATCTTCAGTAATTATTTCCCTGGTTATTGCGGCGATGGATAAAAGTATCAGCGCTATTTTAAAGACGATTTACGAAGCATTCTAA
- the tuf gene encoding elongation factor Tu: MAKETFVRSKPHLNIGTIGHVDHGKTTLTAAITNVLANAGFSEKRDFDSIDNAPEEKERGITINSAHVEYETANRHYAHVDCPGHADYVKNMVTGAAQMDGAILVVAATDGPMPQTREHILLGRQVGIPRIVVFLNKVDMVDDEELLELVEMEVRELLSFYEYDGDETPVISGSALGALNNEPKWVDTVMELMNACDTWIEEPERDNEKPFLMPIEDVFSITGRGTVATGRIETGVANTGDAVDIIGFGDEKLTSTITGVEMFRKILDRGEAGDNVGILLRGIEKKDIRRGMVICKPGSITPHKKFKAEVYILKKEEGGRHTPFHNNYRPQFYLRTTDVTGEIQLPEGTEMVMPGDNLTIHVELIAPVAINKGLRFAIREGGRTVGAGQVTDIIE; encoded by the coding sequence ATGGCAAAGGAAACTTTTGTTCGTTCTAAACCGCACTTAAACATCGGTACTATCGGACACGTTGACCACGGTAAGACCACTCTGACTGCCGCCATCACTAACGTTTTGGCTAATGCTGGTTTTTCCGAAAAGCGTGATTTTGATTCTATCGACAACGCTCCTGAAGAAAAAGAGCGTGGTATCACTATTAACTCTGCTCACGTAGAGTACGAAACTGCTAACCGTCACTATGCTCACGTAGACTGTCCCGGTCACGCCGACTACGTAAAGAACATGGTAACTGGTGCTGCTCAGATGGATGGTGCTATCTTAGTAGTTGCTGCTACTGATGGTCCCATGCCACAAACTCGTGAGCACATCCTGCTTGGTCGTCAGGTAGGTATTCCACGTATTGTTGTATTCCTCAACAAAGTGGATATGGTAGACGACGAAGAATTATTAGAATTAGTTGAGATGGAAGTTCGTGAACTTCTTTCTTTCTACGAATATGACGGCGACGAGACTCCTGTAATTTCAGGTTCTGCTTTAGGTGCATTGAACAATGAGCCTAAATGGGTAGACACTGTAATGGAGTTGATGAACGCTTGTGATACTTGGATCGAGGAGCCAGAGCGCGACAACGAGAAGCCATTCTTGATGCCTATCGAGGACGTATTCTCTATTACTGGTCGTGGTACTGTTGCTACCGGTCGTATCGAAACTGGTGTTGCTAACACTGGTGATGCTGTAGACATTATCGGATTCGGTGACGAGAAATTAACCTCTACTATTACTGGTGTTGAGATGTTCCGTAAGATCTTAGATCGCGGTGAAGCTGGTGATAACGTAGGTATCTTATTACGTGGTATCGAGAAAAAAGATATCCGTCGTGGTATGGTAATCTGCAAGCCAGGTTCAATTACTCCTCACAAGAAATTCAAAGCTGAGGTGTATATCTTGAAGAAAGAAGAAGGTGGTCGTCACACTCCTTTCCACAACAACTACCGTCCTCAGTTCTACTTACGTACTACTGACGTAACTGGTGAAATTCAATTACCAGAAGGTACCGAAATGGTAATGCCTGGTGATAACTTGACTATCCACGTTGAATTGATCGCTCCTGTAGCTATCAACAAAGGTCTGCGTTTCGCTATCCGTGAGGGTGGTCGTACCGTAGGTGCTGGTCAGGTAACTGATATTATCGAGTAA
- the hpf gene encoding ribosome hibernation-promoting factor, HPF/YfiA family — MKATFQSVNFTADVKLIDFIQGKLDKLELFNDSIINGEVYLKVVNTSSKENKEVEIKLHIPGHELVVKKLNRSFEAAADMATEALRRQLIKHKDKPRMVAS, encoded by the coding sequence ATGAAAGCTACCTTTCAGTCTGTAAATTTCACCGCAGATGTGAAATTGATCGATTTCATCCAAGGTAAATTGGATAAATTAGAGTTGTTTAATGACAGCATTATTAATGGAGAGGTGTATCTAAAAGTGGTGAATACTTCCTCAAAAGAGAATAAAGAGGTTGAAATTAAGCTACATATACCCGGACATGAACTGGTGGTTAAGAAGTTGAATCGCTCCTTTGAGGCAGCAGCGGATATGGCTACTGAGGCCTTACGCAGACAGTTAATCAAGCATAAAGATAAGCCCCGAATGGTGGCTTCGTAA
- a CDS encoding tyrosine-type recombinase/integrase has translation MSYTQQFLDYLHFQKRFSEHTLLAYSKDLSLFEEFIKEEFEEEDLREVHHSMIRSWVVHMVEQDLARTSIKRKLSALRSFYKYLLRQGQVKSNVAAQIAVPKPPRKLLRVVPEEDMLALLSLDIDEEDYWMFTQSLILDLFYQCGLRLSELINLRLEDLRLESSYIKVMGKGSKEREIPITSELKKRLNFYLNHHRSSFGEQSHAAPVFLTQKGKKLYPKLVYNSVNAYLSLVSGVDKKSPHVLRHSFASHLLNRGADLNSVKELLGHSSLAATQVYTHNSIDRLKLLYNQAHPRAAKSDDI, from the coding sequence ATGTCCTATACTCAGCAATTTTTGGACTATCTCCATTTTCAGAAACGCTTTTCTGAACATACTCTTTTGGCTTATTCAAAGGACCTATCCTTATTTGAAGAGTTTATTAAGGAAGAGTTTGAAGAGGAGGATTTGCGTGAAGTCCACCATAGTATGATCCGTTCTTGGGTGGTGCATATGGTAGAGCAAGATTTAGCCCGTACCTCCATCAAGCGAAAGCTGAGTGCGCTAAGATCCTTTTATAAGTATTTACTGCGTCAAGGTCAGGTTAAGAGTAATGTGGCCGCGCAAATTGCCGTACCTAAACCTCCAAGGAAACTTTTAAGGGTGGTTCCGGAAGAGGATATGCTGGCTTTATTATCATTAGATATCGATGAAGAGGACTATTGGATGTTTACCCAATCCTTAATACTAGATCTCTTTTATCAATGTGGTCTTCGCTTGAGTGAATTGATAAACCTGAGGTTGGAAGATTTGCGTTTGGAGTCTTCTTATATTAAGGTGATGGGGAAGGGGAGTAAGGAGCGTGAGATTCCCATTACCTCGGAATTGAAAAAGCGTCTGAACTTTTATTTAAATCATCATCGTTCGAGCTTCGGGGAGCAAAGTCACGCTGCGCCTGTATTCCTTACACAGAAGGGGAAAAAGCTCTATCCAAAGCTTGTTTACAATTCGGTAAATGCCTATCTTAGTTTAGTCAGTGGAGTGGACAAGAAGAGTCCACACGTGCTACGGCATTCATTTGCCAGTCATTTGCTAAACAGGGGTGCCGATTTGAATTCTGTAAAAGAATTATTAGGCCATTCATCATTAGCAGCGACCCAAGTTTATACGCACAATTCCATTGACCGTCTGAAATTGTTGTATAATCAGGCTCATCCACGAGCCGCAAAATCTGATGACATATGA
- the rpsU gene encoding 30S ribosomal protein S21, with product MLVISVKEGESIDRALKRYKRKYDRTGVMKEIRSRKQFVKPSVARRKEIIKAAYIQQIRQEEE from the coding sequence ATGTTAGTTATTTCCGTAAAAGAAGGTGAGTCTATCGATCGCGCGTTAAAGCGTTACAAGCGTAAATACGATCGCACTGGGGTGATGAAAGAGATTCGTTCCCGCAAGCAATTCGTAAAGCCATCAGTGGCTCGTCGCAAAGAGATCATCAAGGCTGCCTACATTCAGCAGATCCGTCAGGAAGAGGAGTAG
- a CDS encoding acyl-CoA dehydrogenase family protein: MDTLANPSVGLDFAQTETQKMIAESVRDFAEQHIRPNIMTWDESQEFPIHIFKELGHLGLMGVLVPEEYGGSGLGYYEYVTAIKELSKVDPSIGLSMAAHNSLCTNHILTFGNEEQKRKYLPKLATAEFIGAWGLTEVGTGSDAGGMNTVAVRDGDDWVINGSKNFITHAISGDVAVVIVRTGEKGDSHGMSAFVIEKGTPGFRGGRKENKLGMRASETAELIFENCRVPHANMLGEEGDGFIQAMKILDGGRISIAALSLGTGFGALEAAVKYSKEREQFGKPISKFQGVSFKLAEMATQLEAAELLTFQACDLKNKNQKVTVAGAKAKMYSSEVAVKACNEAVQIFGGYGFTKDFPVEKFYRDVKLCTIGEGTTEIQKLVISRELMK; the protein is encoded by the coding sequence ATGGATACACTTGCAAACCCTTCGGTGGGCCTAGATTTTGCCCAAACCGAAACCCAAAAAATGATCGCGGAATCAGTTCGTGATTTTGCTGAGCAACATATTCGTCCAAATATTATGACCTGGGACGAAAGTCAGGAATTCCCTATTCACATCTTTAAAGAATTAGGCCATTTGGGCTTAATGGGGGTATTAGTACCCGAAGAATATGGTGGTTCAGGTTTAGGATATTATGAATATGTAACAGCCATCAAAGAACTCTCTAAGGTTGATCCTTCGATTGGCTTAAGCATGGCAGCGCATAATTCTTTATGCACCAATCATATATTAACCTTTGGTAATGAAGAGCAAAAACGCAAGTATTTACCCAAATTGGCTACCGCTGAGTTTATTGGTGCTTGGGGTCTTACTGAGGTTGGAACCGGTAGCGATGCGGGGGGTATGAATACCGTTGCAGTGCGTGATGGAGATGACTGGGTGATTAATGGTTCGAAGAATTTTATTACCCATGCCATTAGTGGCGATGTAGCGGTGGTAATTGTGCGGACCGGTGAGAAAGGAGACTCCCATGGGATGTCGGCTTTCGTTATTGAAAAAGGTACTCCCGGATTCCGCGGAGGACGAAAGGAAAACAAGTTGGGAATGCGCGCTTCCGAAACAGCGGAGCTTATTTTTGAAAACTGTCGCGTTCCCCATGCTAATATGCTGGGTGAAGAAGGAGACGGATTTATCCAGGCTATGAAAATCTTAGATGGAGGTCGGATTTCGATTGCGGCGCTGTCCTTAGGTACCGGCTTTGGCGCATTGGAAGCAGCAGTTAAATATTCCAAAGAGCGCGAGCAATTTGGAAAGCCTATTTCAAAATTCCAGGGCGTAAGCTTTAAGTTGGCGGAGATGGCCACTCAATTGGAGGCTGCCGAATTATTGACTTTCCAGGCTTGTGATTTAAAGAACAAGAATCAGAAGGTGACAGTGGCTGGAGCCAAGGCAAAAATGTACAGCTCGGAAGTAGCAGTAAAAGCCTGTAACGAAGCAGTGCAAATTTTTGGCGGGTATGGCTTTACCAAAGACTTCCCGGTAGAGAAGTTTTACCGTGATGTAAAGCTTTGCACCATTGGAGAAGGAACCACTGAAATTCAAAAGTTGGTGATTTCCCGAGAATTGATGAAATAA
- a CDS encoding ComEA family DNA-binding protein, which translates to MYPSTERALIFLLVILLILSVLDWNYYTWFPPESHYSESEVEAIKLSWRQEEEAAALRFEKALSNFDPNQPDSMQLADLGLKPSQIQVWKNYLEKGGRFRRPEDLHRLYALDSSWIAQVIEHVKVRPEAGSGKNEESTYTLKLHFFNPNEVSQDELLAMGLPSSASRGIISFREKYRPFQSRNDIYKVYTIDSALARNLHAYIIGLEKEGQDSIPMRLEPVAVEINLADSLQLLVLPGIGPFRAQRILEWRQRLGGFHSIAQLLDHHLIDSLSLDQLELYLLFNVAPKQLSLNYDSMESLQGHPYINYYLARSIIDFREQVRAFKSVDELKNIELVDAVLFSKLAPYLKVSQKGTNAANLSN; encoded by the coding sequence ATGTATCCCAGCACAGAAAGGGCTTTGATTTTTCTCTTGGTGATCCTTTTGATTCTGTCGGTATTGGATTGGAATTATTATACCTGGTTTCCACCTGAGAGTCATTATAGTGAAAGTGAAGTTGAGGCTATAAAATTAAGCTGGCGGCAAGAGGAGGAGGCTGCAGCATTAAGGTTTGAAAAAGCTTTGAGTAATTTTGATCCTAATCAGCCTGATTCGATGCAATTAGCAGATTTGGGTCTAAAACCATCACAAATTCAGGTATGGAAGAATTACTTGGAAAAGGGAGGTCGTTTTCGTAGACCAGAGGATTTACATCGTCTTTATGCTTTAGATAGCAGTTGGATAGCTCAGGTAATAGAACATGTAAAAGTGAGGCCTGAAGCTGGTTCGGGGAAAAATGAGGAAAGTACCTACACCTTGAAGCTGCATTTTTTCAATCCTAATGAGGTAAGCCAGGATGAATTATTGGCAATGGGTTTACCAAGTTCAGCATCGCGTGGAATTATATCCTTTCGGGAAAAGTACCGGCCCTTTCAAAGTCGGAATGATATATATAAGGTCTATACCATAGATTCGGCATTGGCTCGAAATCTTCATGCTTATATAATAGGTTTAGAAAAAGAGGGGCAAGACAGCATTCCAATGAGATTGGAGCCGGTAGCAGTAGAAATTAATCTAGCTGATTCGCTCCAGCTGCTGGTTTTACCAGGGATCGGGCCATTTAGAGCGCAAAGAATTTTGGAATGGCGACAGCGCCTGGGAGGTTTTCACAGTATAGCACAATTGCTGGATCATCATTTAATTGACAGCCTTTCCCTAGATCAATTGGAACTTTATCTTCTTTTTAACGTTGCTCCTAAGCAACTGAGTTTGAATTACGATTCGATGGAAAGCTTACAAGGCCATCCCTACATTAACTATTACCTAGCCCGCAGTATTATTGACTTTCGGGAACAGGTACGGGCATTTAAATCGGTGGATGAGCTCAAGAACATCGAATTGGTCGATGCCGTATTATTCAGTAAACTTGCACCGTATTTGAAAGTGTCTCAAAAGGGCACGAATGCCGCAAACCTCTCTAATTAA